In Aspergillus nidulans FGSC A4 chromosome II, a single window of DNA contains:
- a CDS encoding uncharacterized protein (transcript_id=CADANIAT00004355), whose amino-acid sequence MLDRHSAAKVSVILRTRDDWQSWIEDIKSVALLSKVWGYVDPSKQEDELEEIPIEPEIPADDATSAEIKIFEIKYNQYQRIDRGIAAISEAIHNSLSAPLKHFYINNRESPYKVLRALKKQFAPKDQELQMMAIRRYQKARSMPIKQSNPEAWLTEFESAYYGMKQHDLPEAQDMYVIRDFLGAVMKASKEWAMIRRNLLHQSEYKSQTIADTIAAYREYLSDEMLYQDTKLDVAFAASPTLQGAGISNQTNRTNRVPYYMCGQKHFFRECPYVVISIRKPDFMEEPEIRKKFDDILKIPGAKCNMLKKAMELNKQTTVQNKETTVQHAMAAIMVGFSASEYSMLKESFILDSGATVHICNDKTRFKKLKQEPAGYLRAGNAVVPIEGTGVGDISPNCRGTSNVMISLQETAYVPGFHTNIISASRMKRAGFIWDFAEDRVVKNGHEVCRLAEYQGLWVVEQNGGNRAYAPANENAHAVRPKTSIKHSSKPLILAGNTDIWHKQFGHLNHEAIRHLPNAVKGIQIDDVEPPRSCETCKYSSAPRQISRRPANRATQAFERVHFDLIEFNKAWNGDRWCTHFYDEFTHMHFVYTHGKKNGCVDAAIHLVALIECQFGTKMKFYKSDNEQTLGGAFRTFTDLEGIIHEVSVVATPEQNGFAERSGGVLTSRARHMMIKARLPLDMWPVSMKAAAYILNRTLIRMLGWITPFEKATGKRPNMASLYTFGCRAYVRDQSLNQQNKTLKSKPRRLGGYLVGYKASNIWLIWIPSKQRIEAARDVIFDESSLYDPEQPNDDWEPLATDIDEIDDVQPNTDGETTYEGVDDCQNKVVSRDLNAVSDSPENAGREIVQSEAGNGSTSPPPGQLPTPESTSTAMPGSWDFNPAASSAEPPDRETVTEPPDRADSPSHWLLESLEEATEAAVEADVDRDVTPTPTSRSGGGILDNQSSSRPIRRRNREGLDQSLIIEGKRERRRNRDPNYEYGSFLPLPPRSWNELLKHPLKQDFILAAGKEYTGLKQKETFKVVDINEAANHEILPVIWIFTYKFDENGNYLKAKARICVRGDLQARSAEENRAGTASARAFRSLMALVAAFDLDTDQKDAINAFLNAWLDQVIYARMPEGFKQPGKVWKVLKALYGLRKSPKLWQEELSAMLQEYGLEAVPEEECLFTSINLLVLFYVDDIIIINRPTPEARTEANRFKEALEARYELRHMGEVGWFLNIRVIRDRPNRKLWLCQDAYMDQMAAKFHLNDMTRWPETPLQPNMKLLHNEEQATPGQIHEYQQKTGSALFPTIITRPDAALAVNELARFSRNPSPSHMEAINQVIAYLYHTRYLALEFSASEYADEIFICTSDASFANNEDRKSTGGYLCKLFGAPIEWKSGKQRAVTTSTTEAEYVALAEAAKATYWWRRVFKSLEFDPGHTFARNEASYAMLISTDHGSGRRSRKGDFISNGSLPIR is encoded by the exons ATGTTGGATCGCCACTCCGCCGCGAAGGTCTCAGTCATCCTGAGGACAAGGGATGATTGGCAGAGTTGGATTGAAGATATTAAGTCAGTTGCTTTGCTCAGCAAGGTATGGGGATATGTTGATCCTAGCAAACAAGAGGACGAGCTAGAAGAGATCCCTATAGAACCAGAGATCCCTGCAGATGATGCTACATCCGCAGAGATCAAGATATTTGAAATCAAATATAACCAATATCAACGAATCGACCGAGGAATTGCTGCAATTAGTGAGGCAATCCATAACTCACTAAGTGCTCCGCTAAAGCATTTCTATATCAACAATCGGGAGTCACCATACAAGGTTCTGAGAGCCTTGAAAAAGCAGTTTGCTCCCAAAGATCAGGAGCTTCAGATGATGGCCATTCGACGCTATCAGAAAGCTAGGTCAATGCCAATCAAACAGTCAAATCCTGAAGCATGGCTTACTGAGTTTGAAAGCGCTTATTATGGGATGAAACAACATGATCTCCCAGAAGCCCAGGACATGTATGTGATCAGAGACTTCCTAGGTGCAGTCATGAAAGCCTCAAAAGAATGGGCTATGATCAGACGGAATCTGCTGCATCAGTCAGAATATAAGAGCCAGACAATAGCTGATACGATAGCAGCCTATCGAGAATATCTGTCTGATGAGATGCTATATCAAGATACCAAGCTTGATGTTGCATTTGCTGCCAGCCCGACGCTccaaggagctggaataTCAAACCAGACAAACCGGACAAATCGAGTACCATATTACATGTGTGGTCAAAAACATTTCTTCAGAGAATGCCCGTATGTGGTCATATCAATAAGGAAGCCAGATTTCATGGAAGAACCAGAGATCAGGAAGAAATTTGATGATATCCTGAAGATTCCAGGTGCCAAATGCAATATGCTGAAAAAGGCAATGGAACTGAACAAGCAAACCACTGTACAAAACAAGGAAACCACTGTACAGCATGCCATGGCTGCTATAATGGTAGGGTTCTCAGCATCAGAGTATTCAATGCTGAAGGAGAGCTTTATTCTAGACTCTGGTGCCACAGTGCATATATGCAATGACAAAACCAGGTTTAAAAAGCTGAAACAGGAGCCAGCAGGATATCTGCGCGCTGGTAATGCTGTTGTACCAATTGAGGGTACTGGGGTTGGTGACATATCACCAAATTGCCGAGGAACCTCAAATGTCATGATATCATTGCAAGAAACTGCCTATGTGCCAGGTTTTCATACCAACATCATCTCTGCAAGCCGCATGAAGCGGGCAGGCTTTATATGGGATTTTGCAGAAGATAGGGTGGTTAAAAACGGCCATGAGGTCTGTCGACTTGCAGAATATCAAGGACTTTGGGTGGTGGAGCAGAACGGCGGAAATCGGGCTTATGCACCGGCCAATGAGAATGCTCATGCAGTTAGACCAAAGACATCTATAAAACACTCCAGCAAACCACTAATATTAGCAGGCAACACAGATATTTGGCACAAACAATTTGGTCATCTAAATCATGAAGCCATCCGACACCTACCAAATGCTGTTAAAGGCATCCAAATCGACGATGTCGAACCACCCAGGAGCTGTGAGACATGCAAATATTCGAGCGCACCGCGCCAGATATCTCGAAGGCCGGCAAATCGAGCAACTCAGGCATTTGAAAGGGTCCATTTCGACCTCATTGAGTTTAATAAAGCATGGAACGGAGATCGTTGGTGTACGCATTTCTATGATGAATTCACCCATATGCATTTTGTGTATACGCATGGCAAGAAGAATGGCTGTGTAGATGCTGCAATACATCTAGTTGCCCTGATTGAATGCCAATTTGGGACAAAAATGAAGTTCTATAAATCCGATAATGAGCAGACACTTGGAGGAGCATTTCGTACCTTCACCGATCTGGAAGGCATTATCCATGAGGTCTCTGTGGTTGCTACCCCAGAGCAGAATGGCTTTGCAGAACGCTCAGGGGGTGTTTTGACATCTCGAGCACGGCATATGATGATTAAAGCAAGGTTACCACTTGATATGTGGCCAGTCTCGATGAAGGCAGCAGCATATATTTTGAATCGAACACTAATAAGGATGTTAGGATGGATAACGCCATTTGAAAAGGCCACGGGGAAACGCCCTAATATGGCAAGCCTATACACATTTGGCTGCAGAGCCTATGTACGAGATCAGTCACTAAACCAGCAAAACAAGACGCTGAAATCGAAACCTCGGAGGCTAGGGGGATACTTAGTCGGATACAAAGCCTCCAATATATGGCTTATCTGGATCCCCAGCAAGCAGCGCATCGAGGCGGCGAGGGACGTCATATTTGACGAATCAAGCCTTTATGACCCCGAGCAGCC GAATGATGATTGGGAGCCACTGGCTACAGATATTGATGAAATTGATGATGTTCAACCCAATACTGATGGAGAAACGACATACGAGGGTGTGGATGATTGTCAAAATAAGGTAGTGTCACGTGATCTTAATGCAGTCTCTGATTCGCCAGAAAATGCGGGGCGGGAAATTGTCCAATCAGAAGCAGGAAATGGCTCTacctcaccaccaccagGTCAACTGCCAACGCCAGAATCGACTTCTACAGCAATGCCAGGATCATGGGATTTTAACCCAGCCGCATCATCAGCAGAACCTCCAGATCGAGAAACAGTAACAGAACCCCCAGATCGAGCAGACTCGCCTAGTCATTGGCTGCTTGAGTCGCTAGAGGAAGCTACGGAGGCAGCTGTCGAAGCAGATGTTGATCGCGATGTTACTCCAACGCCGACATCGCGCTCAGGGGGTGGGATACTGGATAATCAGTCAAGCTCACGGCCaatcagaagaagaaatcgagaagGATTGGATCAATCATTGATTATCGAAGGCAAGCGCgagagacgaagaaatcgagacCCAAATTACGAATATGGAAGCTTC CTGCCTTTACCACCCAGATCATGGAATGAGCTGCTTAAGCATCCATTAAAGCAAGATTTTATACTTGCAGCAGGCAAGGAATATACAGGattgaagcagaaggaaACCTTCAAGGTTGTCGACATCAATGAAGCTGCAAATCATGAGATATTGCCAGTCATATGGATATTTACATACAAGTTTGACGAAAATGGCAATTATCTCAAGGCCAAAGCGAGAATCTGCGTACGAGGAGACCTTCAGGCACGATCGGCAGAGGAAAATCGCGCAGGAACTGCATCGGCACGAGCTTTTAGATCTCTAATGGCTCTGGTTGCTGCATTTGACCTTGATACAGACCAGAAAGATGCAATCAATGCGTTTTTAAATGCCTGGCTGGATCAGGTAATATATGCAAGAATGCCAGAAGGGTTCAAGCAACCGGGAAAGGTTTGGAAGGTTTTAAAAGCATTATATGGCCTTCGGAAATCACCTAAACTGTGGCAGGAAGAGCTATCTGCAATGCTTCAGGAATATGGGCTTGAGGCCGTTCCTGAAGAAGAATGCCTCTTTACTAGCATTAATCTGCTAGTATTATTCTatgttgatgatattatTATCATCAATAGGCCTACCCCGGAAGCTCGTACAGAGGCAAACCGATTCAAAGAAGCCCTAGAGGCTCGATATGAGCTAAGACATATGGGGGAGGTTGGATGGTTTCTGAACATCCGAGTTATTCGAGATCGACCCAACAGGAAGCTTTGGCTATGCCAGGATGCTTATATGGATCAGATGGCTGCAAAGTTTCACTTAAATGACATGACGAGATGGCCAGAAACACCCTTACAGCCAAAtatgaagctgctgcataACGAAGAGCAAGCTACACCAGGCCAGATCCATGAATACCAGCAGAAAACCGGCTCAGCTCTATTTCCAACAATCATTACCAGGCCTGATGCAGCCCTAGCCGTCAACGAGCTTGCAAGATTCTCTAGGAACCCATCGCCAAGTCATATGGAAGCGATTAATCAAGTCATTGCCTACCTATATCATACACGATATCTAGCGCTTGAATTCAGCGCAAGTGAGTATGCTGATGAGATCTTCATATGCACGAGTGATGCCTCATTTGCCAATAATgaagacagaaaaagcaCCGGAGGTTACCTATGCAAGCTCTTTGGGGCTCCAATTGAATGGAAATCCGGCAAGCAACGAGCTGTCACGACCTCTACAACAGAAGCGGAATATGTCGCTCTAGCAGAAGCTGCTAAGGCAACATATTGGTGGCGTCGAGTTTTCAAATCATTGGAATTTGACCCTGGTCATACATTTGCT CGCAACGAAGCAAGCTACGCCATGTTGATATCAACAGATCATGGCTCCGGCAGGAGGTCCAGGAAGGGAGACTTCATATCAAATGGATCCCTACCAATCAGATGA
- a CDS encoding putative YT521-B-like splicing factor (transcript_id=CADANIAT00004356), translating to MDGGTPQNRPTVAREAKGKNRAPSEPGRSTNPSGAHRQTKVASSRQISHSDNVQQFSQALNYMTPTGNYAHPQSVFVMGNMASALPSYPSGPIQYEQQSIQQQQFVPVCPNPASMYGMPQFQSFPASAPNPSMMFHAPYPQMYMPYVQQQQQHPDATISVANNPNSGSPQNPMGAYGHGYLHPNVYATQGHHSRLANVLRPSPQLYNQTDPNTRKANDGRSKEDKKRITIVDGSAQMKSFVTQGPSAGKRTPCCKLSAVMGEEKEEEEKGKKLTVVVGSAAPRSNLPKGPSRKPKQSGNALWVGNLAPGTNIVELKDHFSQDATKDLESVFLISRSNCAFVNYKTEEACIKALSRFHDTRLRGARLVCRVRRGLMSPGPHSELTGLADQSSMKEAEEMVKTTGTEDDGREGSYSMRVPNRYFILKSLTVEDLELSWQSGIWATQTHNEESLNRAFENADNVYLFFSANKSGEYYGYARMMSTIKDDESLTLEMPPRSEHHSSNEPDSPDVTPAPASRSAPNGRIINDVARGTIFWEADTSEDEEGLPRQHKNAYHPPNEQQSQAPAELQLIGKPFRIRWLSTERVPFHRTRGLRNPWNANREVKIARDGTELEFSVGEKLVLLFHPKSSG from the exons ATGGACGGCGGTACTCCTCAAAACCGACCTACAGTAGCTCGAGAGGCCAAGGGGAAAAACAGAGCGCCTTCAGAGCCAGGGAGGTCAACCAACCCTAGCGGGGCTCATCGACAAACAA AAGTAGCATCCTCTCGTCAGATATCCCATTCCGACAATGTACAGCAATTTTCGCAAGCGCTGAACTACATGACCCCGACAGGCAATTATGCACATCCACAATCTGTCTTTGTTATGGGGAATATGGCGTCCGCGCTGCCTAGCTATCCGTCCGGTCCGATCCAATATGAGCAGCAAAGtattcagcagcagcagtttgTCCCTGTCTGTCCCAATCCAGCCTCCATGTACGGCATGCCGCAATTTCAGTCGTTCCCTGCGTCCGCACCCAACCCAAGCATGATGTTCCACGCTCCGTATCCTCAGATGTATATGCCCTATgttcagcaacagcagcaacatccGGATGCCACAATTTCGGTCGCCAATAACCCAAACTCTGGTTCACCCCAGAATCCGATGGGCGCGTACGGGCATGGCTACCTTCATCCAAATGTGTATGCGACGCAGGGGCATCATTCAAGACTTGCGAATGTCTTACGCCCGTCTCCACAACTGTATAATCAAACCGATCCGAACACGCGGAAAGCAAACGACGGTCGATCAAAAGAGGATAAAAAGCGGATCACAATTGTTGATGGATCGGCCCAGATGAAATCATTCGTCACACAGGGTCCATCAGCAGGTAAGCGCACACCATGCTGCAAACTGTCTGCGGtaatgggagaagaaaaagaagaagaggaaaagggcAAAAAACTAACAGTGGTGGTTGGATCAGCTGCTCCTAGGTCGAACCTGCCGAAAGGACCGTCGAGGAAACCGAAGCAATCCGGCAATGCCCTTTGGGTTGGGAATCTCGCACCGGGTACAAATATCGTCGAGCTCAAAGACCATTTTTCGCAAGATGCTACAAAGGACCTAGAGAGCGTGTTTCTTATTTCGAGAAGCAACTGTGCGTTTGTGAATTACAAAACGGAAGAGGCTTGCATCAAAGCTTTATCAAGGTTTCACGACACCAGGTTACGGGGGGCGCGGCTCGTTTGTCGGGTACGTCGGGGTTTGATGTCCCCTGGGCCGCACAGCGAGCTCACCGGTCTAGCAGACCAATCTTCGATgaaggaggcggaggagatggtaaAGACTACCGGCACCGAAGATGACGGACGGGAAGGTTCATACTCCATGCGCGTGCCTAACAGATACTTTATTTTGAAAAGCTTGACGGTTGAAGATCTCGAACTCAGTTGGCAGAGTGGTATTTGGGCTACCCAGACCCACAACGAAGAGAGCCTCAACCGGGCGTTCGAG AACGCAGATAACGTttaccttttcttttccgcAAACAAGTCGGGTGAATATTACGGTTACGCTCGGATGATGTCAACGATAAAGGACGACGAAAGCCTAACCCTTGAGATGCCGCCACGGTCGGAGCATCATTCCTCCAACGAACCAGATAGCCCCGATGTCACCCCGGCGCCTGCATCAAGATCAGCGCCGAACGGTCGCATCATAAACGACGTCGCGCGGGGCACAATTTTCTGGGAAGCAGATACgtcggaggatgaggagggccTCCCCCGACAGCATAAGAACGCCTATCATCCTCCGAATGAGCAGCAGAGTCAAGCCCCCGCTGAGCTTCAGCTAATCGGAAAGCCATTTCGAATCCGGTGGCTCTCCACCGAAAGAGTTCCCTTCCACCGCACACGAGGCTTACGCAACCCGTGGAATGCGAATCGAGAAGTGAAAATAGCTCGCGACGGCACCGAGCTTGAGTTCTCCGTTGGGGAGAAGCTGGTGCTTTTATTCCATCCCAAGTCCTCGGGATGA
- a CDS encoding uncharacterized protein (transcript_id=CADANIAT00004358): MAIPRPSTPPEAPLEVTEISERSQSSRWLSRDDRICILTLRDAGFTYRQVQYTCQNEQSTPRKPPGQRPKLSEEDIDNIITFISSSQPTFIGRYKACFHTRIWVTRRAGEELDETCICLSTPKKHGWMFWGSFYGDTKGPCLFWEKEWGSINAESYCERIVPIIDGYLRLNRQQGNYLCLMHDGAPGHASKDTIAELHERSIYPISWPAFSPDLNPIEMVWNWMKDWMQERYPDDRQLSYDALQEIVRASWDAVPTDFLEGLIGSMQARCQAVIEAEGGHTKY, from the exons ATGGCTATCCCCAGACCTAGCACCCCTCCAGAGGCGCCtttggaggtgactgagatatctgaaaggagccaaagttCTAGATGGCTAAGTCGCGATGATCGGATTTGCATTTTGACTCtacgagatgctggttttacCTATCGTCAGGTGCAATAtacctgccagaatgagcaatctactcctcgaaagcctcctggccagcgcccgaagctatcagaagaggatatagacaatatcattacctttatctcttcatcacaac CCACCTTTATCGGACGATACAAAGCGT gcttccataccagaatctgggttactagaagagcaggagaagagctagatgagACCTGTATTTGTTTGTCTACCCCCAAAAAGCATggttggatgttttggggaTCATTTTATGGAGATACTAAAggcccttgccttttctgggagaaagaatggggctCTATCAATGCAGAGAGTTACTGTGAGCGAATTGTGCCTATTATTGACGGCTATCTTCGCCtgaaccgacagcaaggtaactatctttgtcttatgcatgatggagcacctggccatgccagcaaagatactatagcagagcttcatgagcgTAGTATCTATCCTATTAGttggcctgccttctcccctgaTCTGAACCCTATTGAGATGgtatggaactggatgaaagaCTGGATGCAAGagagatatccagatgaccgcCAGCTATCTTATGATGCCCTACAAGAAATTGTACGAGCTTCATGGGATGCAGTCCCTACAGACTTTTTGGAAGGCCTTATTGGGTCTATGCAAGCCAGATGTCAGGCAGTAATCGAGGCAGAGGGTGGCCATACAAAATATTAG
- a CDS encoding uncharacterized protein (transcript_id=CADANIAT00004359), translating to MYKKESLKKKRKRDRTDQKLEMDGELRDHSRVRYADRDVLGAGLEINLHRSSILGMYSVRVGYNLQVLFFNMVVFLPLISWFRLLGGINRLQGN from the exons atgtacaagaaggaatcactcaagaagaagagaaagcgggaCAGGACAGATCAGaaattggagatggatggggagCTACGTGACCATAGCCGCGTACGCTACGCG GATAGGGATGTACTTGGTGCAGGACTAGAAATCAATCTGCACAG ATCATCTATATTAGGGATGtactcggtgcgggttgggtacaacctGCAGG TTTTATTCTTTAACatggttg TATTTTTA cctttaattagctggtttagg CTTCTAGGGGGTATAA ataggctgcaaggaaattaA
- a CDS encoding ribonuclease III (transcript_id=CADANIAT00004360), with product MDRKRKSIFASSHDDNVARTRVKKHHDYSPIKTSSQQPFPDSDLQNDIQTICMLVNKITTVSESRGVKPSSEIYEAAKKFTLALQKTSLFANTTTNLNGNDADVSSRPLPCLARRLPPLPPIKDDRLERAVFTHPGVAKDSRTTYDRLEILGDAYIELISTKLIWNKFQHIPSGRISQIRELLVKNETLAEYATQYGIDKKASVPAELYNQPKRWIKTKGDIFEAYVAAVILSHPDGYSVAETWLSELWSPKLDSFEGSVSTFQAKEALAKKINGRGAKLRYIDEKESVQHQGGTQTFFIGVYFTGWGWNNKHLGSGQGSNKTIAGDRAAQQALENTELIQEIVASRPTHGTGTS from the exons ATGGATAGAAAGCGTAAATCAATCTTTGCATCATCTCATGATGACAATGTAGCAAGAACAAGAGTGAAG AAACATCATGACTATAGTCCTATAAAAACTTCTTCGCAACAGCCCTTCCCAGACAGTGATTTACAAAATGACATACAAACAATATGCATGCTCGTTAACAAAATTACTACGGTTTCTGAGAGTCGAGGTGTCAAGCCCAGCTCGGAGATTTATGAAGCAGCTAAAAAATTCACCCTAGCCCTACAGAAGACGTCGCTTTTTGCCAATACGACCACAAACTTGAACGGCAATGATGCTGATGTATCTTCAAGGCCACTACCATGTCTTGCCAGACGTTTGCCACCATTACCCCCCATCAAAGACGACCGACTCGAACGAGCAGTTTTTACACATCCCGGCGTGGCCAAAGATTCGAGAACAACTTATGATAGGCTTGAAATCTTAGGTGATGCGTATATAGAGCTTATCTCCACCAAACTCATATGGAACAAATTCCAGCACATACCATCTGGTCGCATTTCTCAAATTAGGGAACTTCTGGTGAAGAATGAGACACTGGCTGAATACGCCACCCAGTACGGCATTGACAAAAAAGCCTCAGTTCCAGCTGAGCTTTACAATCAGCCAAAGAGATGGATTAAGACGAAAGGGGACATCTTCGAAGCCTACGTTGCTGCTGTTATTTTGTCTCATCCCGATGGCTACTCCGTTGCTGAAACGTGGCTTTCTGAGCTTTGGTCGCCGAAACTGGATAGCTTCGAAGGATCAGTTTCAACTTTCCAGGCCAAGGAGGCACTTGCAAAGAAAATCAACGGGAGAGGCGCCAAACTGAGGTATATTGACGAAAAGGAATCAGTTCAGCATCAGGGAGGAACGCAAACTTTTTTTATTGGCGTATATTTTACAGGTTGGGGCTGGAACAATAAGCATCTCGGTTCTGGACAAGGGTCAAATAAAACGATTGCCGGAGACAGGGCAGCTCAACAAGCCTTGGAGAATACCGAGTTAATCCAGGAAATTGTCGCGTCCAGACCAACGCATGGAACAGGAACGTCATAG
- a CDS encoding uncharacterized protein (transcript_id=CADANIAT00004361), giving the protein MTIVVERAIGLGVLEVIAVAARSPPRMRSPPSRFVADTWAPSPGRPYTRPRSRSPPLYRRRSRSPPPYNRAVGVVSYTKTYASRKFSPRRDVRARSPVSSSRRPRSPFREDRARDSTWSHNTSTSRQPGDSSGRDYGYYRANRRPPSAGRHTRPGSPPRNGLSFDDDQCPAPRARSPFTNGRRDTTADRYHGQRRRSQSSNGTFAKRPSAPGSMSNSRRSSPFDDRNNSIRSNRSRSPHTSYTPGRRRSRERETSTSRDHHASAAKSTIETPEARLKSPGSERMITETSSFSTNAETPQTSEQLGRTTLTRTSYPSNAPSQPRAFSNNRNRKSPSPPGPPHGPKTLPSHPRSSNISLLSAPTRPRGSSNFKDSGWAGPSMRRGPAPSGPHGMPIVARNNHLSASGTELQRSRSCRPNSVPGTSPNTPRHAKYLVGLNTIVPGGKLAPTELDSITEKRLSQLDADKDRLFNQIAESQKLKRAGLRDWDKLDRESSICALKSELAEGHLQCITDAEGIFGRALF; this is encoded by the coding sequence ATGACCATCGTGGTGGAGAGAGCTATCGGCCTGGGAGTTCTCGAGGTTATAGCCGTCGCAGCGAGGTCACCTCCACGAATGCGCTCACCTCCAAGTCGTTTTGTCGCCGATACCTGGGCACCATCTCCAGGTCGGCCATACACCCGCCCCAGGAGCCGCTCACCCCCCCTATACAGACGCCGTTCAAGAAGCCCACCCCCGTACAACAGAGCCGTTGGTGTCGTTTCATACACGAAAACATACGCCTCTCGGAAGTTCTCGCCTCGTCGAGATGTGAGAGCGAGATCTCCTGTATCGTCATCGAGGCGGCCAAGATCGCCTTTTagagaagatcgagctcGCGACAGCACTTGGAGCCATAACacctcgacctcgaggcAGCCAGGAGACTCTTCTGGCCGCGATTACGGGTATTATAGAGCAAACCGCCGCCCACCTTCCGCTGGCCGGCATACGAGACCTGGTTCACCTCCGAGGAATGGATTATCATTTGATGACGACCAgtgtccagctcctcgcgCTCGGAGTCCTTTCACAAATGGGCGCAGAGATACCACCGCTGACCGCTATCATGGACAGAGACGACGGTCTCAATCCTCGAATGGCACATTCGCCAAACGCCCCTCTGCGCCTGGATCTATGTCTAACTCAAGGCGGTCATCACCCTTTGATGATAGGAATAATAGCATAAGAAGCAATAGAAGTCGATCGCCGCATACCAGTTATACCCCAGGTCGTCGCCGTTCCAGGGAGAGAGAGACATCGACGAGCCGGGATCATCATGCGTCGGCGGCTAAAAGCACGATCGAAACGCCGGAAGCCAGACTTAAATCACCTGGCTCAGAGAGGATGATTACGGAAACGTCCTCTTTCTCGACTAATGCCGAAACCCCCCAGACATCCGAGCAACTTGGCAGGACAACCCTCACTAGAACGTCGTATCCTAGCAATGCCCCGAGCCAGCCGAGGGCATTCAGCAACAATCGCAACCGCAAGTCGCCCTCACCGCCGGGTCCACCACATGGTCCTAAGACCCTTCCATCTCACCCTCGTTCGTCGAATATCTCCCTTTTGTCTGCCCCGACACGGCCTCGTGGAAGCTCGAATTTCAAAGACAGCGGCTGGGCAGGCCCCTCAATGCGCCGTGGGCCTGCACCTTCTGGGCCGCATGGAATGCCTATTGTGGCCCGAAATAATCATTTATCAGCTTCTGGGACTGAGTTACAGCGCTCTCGCTCCTGTCGTCCTAATAGCGTCCCAGGGACCTCTCCGAACACGCCGAGACACGCCAAATATCTTGTTGGTCTCAATACGATTGTACCTGGAGGTAAGCTCGCACCAACCGAGCTCGACAGTATAACAGAGAAACGCCTCTCCCAGCTTGACGCAGATAAGGATCGACTTTTCAATCAAATTGCAGAGAGCCAAAAGCTGAAGCGTGCCGGCTTACGGGACTGGGATAAGTTAGATAGGGAAAGTTCAATCTGCGCTTTGAAAAGCGAATTGGCTGAAGGTCATTTACAATGTATCACTGATGCTGAAGGTATATTTGGCAGGGCATTGTTTTGA
- a CDS encoding uncharacterized protein (transcript_id=CADANIAT00004362) — MKSSSSCSGLSFKSQVLYLIVFVTRYLDLFWAFTDSLYNTTFKILFIGSSGYIIYLMLHDYRPTHDPNLDTFKVQYLLAASAILALIFPHDYSISEILWTFSIWLESVAILPQLFMLQRTGEADTITTHYLFALGLYRALYIPNWIYRYFAENHFQAVPVLAGIIQTLLYSDFFYIYYTKVMKGKKFSLPV; from the exons ATGAAGTCTTCAAGC AGCTGCTCTGGGCTGTCTTTCAAGTCACAGGTCTTGTATCTGATAGTTTTTGTGACTCGCTATCTTG ATTTGTTCTGGGCGTTCACGGACTCGTTATACAATACGACCTTTAAGATTTTATTCATCGGCTCCTCTGGTTATATCATCTATCTTATGCTCCACGATTATCGACCTACACACGACCCGAACCTTGACACGTTCAAAGTGCAGTACCTACTTGCTGCTAGCGCAATACTCGCTCTTATTTTCCCTCATGATTATAGCATCTCGGAG ATTCTCTGGACTTTCTCGATTTGGCTCGAGTCTGTGGCTATCCTACCTCAGCTTTTTATGCTCCAACGTACCGGTGAAGCAGATACCATAACCACCCATTATCTGTTCGCGTTGGGTCTCTATAGGGCGCTCTATATCCCAAACTGGATTTATCGGTACTTTGCAGAAAACCACTTTCAAGCAGTTCCAGTCTTGGCAGGGATTATTCAAACTCTTCTGTATTCCGATTTCTTTTACATCTATTACACCAA GGTAATGAAAGGCAAGAAATTCTCTCTGCCCGTCTGA